The proteins below are encoded in one region of Aquisphaera giovannonii:
- a CDS encoding DUF1552 domain-containing protein produces MSDPSSTGQDLGRGRRRGATRRMFLRGAGVSMALPWLESVPAWGRTPAGAAVAPPKRFAALFMGCGVNPENWWAKGSGATMELGRCLESLAPLRSKINVVNGLFNKHALGVGIHPGQTGNILSGAALQRGAELKGGISVDQMLAMHLGEETDQPSMVLGCEQPITGYHETNFSMAYSSHISWQSATSPVPMEVYPSLAFDALFDNRGSKRNRSILDRVREEAAGLERKVSAADRAKLDEYLTSVREVERRVVPMRKDKAAGDARAEGAGRPTLTMPRPANGLPEDIREHMKLMCDLLALGFQTDRTRIATLLLCRDISGLFYPFLSVSSAHHGASHDDHSEGYLRVTQLYVGQLAYLASRLEAMREGTGTVLDNTCLMFTNSMWSGSKHDASKVPLVLAGGLGGTLQTGRVLDYATKGDDHRKLCSLYLGLMDRMGVKLERFGDADSRLEGL; encoded by the coding sequence ATGTCGGACCCTTCCAGCACGGGACAGGACCTGGGCCGCGGCCGGCGTCGCGGCGCCACCCGCCGGATGTTCCTCCGCGGGGCGGGCGTGTCGATGGCCCTGCCCTGGCTGGAGTCGGTCCCCGCCTGGGGCCGCACGCCGGCCGGCGCGGCGGTCGCCCCGCCGAAGCGGTTCGCCGCGCTCTTCATGGGCTGCGGCGTGAACCCCGAGAACTGGTGGGCGAAGGGCTCCGGCGCGACCATGGAGCTGGGCCGCTGCCTCGAGTCGCTGGCACCCCTCCGATCCAAGATCAACGTCGTCAACGGCCTGTTCAACAAGCACGCCCTCGGCGTGGGCATCCACCCGGGCCAGACGGGCAACATCCTCTCCGGCGCCGCCCTCCAAAGGGGGGCGGAGCTGAAGGGGGGCATCAGCGTCGACCAGATGCTGGCCATGCACCTCGGCGAGGAGACCGACCAGCCGAGCATGGTCCTCGGCTGCGAGCAGCCGATCACGGGCTACCACGAGACGAACTTCTCGATGGCGTATAGCTCGCACATCTCCTGGCAGAGCGCGACCTCGCCCGTGCCGATGGAGGTGTACCCGTCGCTCGCGTTCGACGCCCTCTTCGACAACCGGGGCAGCAAGCGGAACCGGAGCATCCTGGATCGGGTCCGCGAGGAGGCCGCCGGCCTGGAGAGGAAGGTGAGCGCCGCCGACCGGGCGAAGCTCGACGAGTACCTCACGAGCGTCCGCGAGGTCGAGCGGCGCGTGGTCCCGATGCGCAAGGACAAGGCCGCCGGCGACGCCCGCGCCGAGGGCGCCGGCCGCCCTACCTTGACGATGCCCCGGCCGGCCAACGGCCTCCCGGAGGACATCCGCGAGCACATGAAGCTCATGTGCGACCTGCTGGCCCTCGGCTTCCAGACCGACCGGACGCGGATCGCCACGCTCCTCCTCTGCCGCGACATATCGGGCCTCTTCTACCCGTTCCTGAGCGTCAGCTCCGCGCACCACGGAGCCTCGCACGACGACCACTCCGAGGGCTACCTCCGGGTGACGCAGCTCTACGTGGGCCAGCTCGCCTACCTCGCGTCCCGCCTGGAGGCGATGCGCGAGGGAACCGGCACGGTCCTCGACAACACCTGCCTGATGTTCACCAACAGCATGTGGTCCGGCTCGAAGCACGACGCGAGCAAGGTCCCCCTGGTGCTCGCCGGCGGCCTCGGCGGCACCCTCCAGACAGGCCGCGTCCTCGACTACGCAACCAAGGGGGACGACCATCGCAAGCTCTGCTCCCTGTACCTCGGGCTCATGGACCGCATGGGGGTGAAGCTCGAACGCTTCGGCGACGCCGACTCGCGGCTCGAAGGACTCTGA
- a CDS encoding SDR family oxidoreductase — protein MTTRTVLVAGSQGVIGRNAAAHFATQPGTKVHGLSRRGAAGLDGVQEHPVDLLDPADVHAKLSRIPDVTHLVFAAYIERPTAAEKSKVNSALLENLLDVLERTAPGLKHVTLYQGGKAYGADLGPFKTPAREDDPRLMPPNFYYDQQDILRRRQPDASWQFTILRPEAVCGFAVGNPMNLTMVIAVYATLSKALGLPLRFPGPLGAYRALYQVTSADVLARATDWAGTSDAAAGQVFNITNGDYFRWEHLWPRIARMFDMDVAPPVPLSLAEYMADKGPLWDEIVGRNGLQPIPYDQVASWPFGDFIFHSEFDNISSTIKARRAGFPDCIDTEEMFADFFSRLRKARVIPA, from the coding sequence ATGACGACGAGGACGGTGCTGGTCGCGGGGTCGCAGGGGGTCATCGGGCGGAACGCCGCGGCGCACTTCGCGACGCAGCCGGGGACGAAGGTCCACGGGCTCTCGAGGCGCGGGGCCGCGGGGTTGGACGGGGTGCAGGAGCATCCGGTGGACCTGCTCGACCCGGCCGACGTGCACGCCAAGCTCTCGCGGATCCCGGACGTCACTCACCTCGTCTTCGCGGCCTACATCGAGAGGCCCACCGCCGCGGAGAAGAGCAAGGTCAACTCCGCCCTGCTCGAGAACCTGCTCGACGTCCTGGAGCGGACCGCGCCGGGCCTGAAGCATGTCACGCTGTACCAGGGGGGCAAGGCCTACGGCGCGGACCTCGGCCCGTTCAAGACGCCCGCCCGCGAGGACGACCCGCGGCTGATGCCGCCCAACTTCTACTACGACCAGCAGGACATCCTCCGCCGCCGCCAGCCCGACGCCTCGTGGCAGTTCACGATCCTCCGACCGGAGGCCGTCTGCGGCTTCGCCGTCGGCAACCCGATGAACCTCACCATGGTCATCGCCGTGTACGCGACGCTCTCCAAGGCCCTCGGCCTGCCGCTTCGCTTCCCCGGCCCGCTCGGGGCCTACCGGGCGCTCTACCAGGTCACCTCGGCGGACGTCCTCGCCCGCGCGACGGATTGGGCCGGCACGTCGGACGCGGCCGCGGGGCAGGTCTTCAACATCACCAACGGCGACTACTTCCGCTGGGAGCATCTCTGGCCGCGGATCGCCCGGATGTTCGACATGGACGTCGCCCCGCCCGTCCCGCTGAGCCTGGCCGAGTACATGGCGGACAAGGGCCCGCTCTGGGACGAGATCGTCGGACGCAACGGCCTGCAACCGATCCCCTACGACCAGGTCGCGAGCTGGCCCTTCGGGGACTTCATCTTCCATTCCGAGTTCGACAACATCTCCAGCACCATCAAGGCCCGCCGCGCCGGCTTCCCGGACTGCATCGACACCGAGGAGATGTTCGCCGACTTCTTCTCCAGGCTCCGGAAGGCCCGGGTGATCCCGGCATAG
- a CDS encoding type 1 glutamine amidotransferase domain-containing protein, translating into MARSNRLLIIVTNVGEYEKVGYRTGLWLGELTHFWDVAEEAGFQMDIASPAGGYVPIDPESLMLQEAGHAVGLGGEVHEHYEDRAFMDRLTDTRPVADVHAADYDAIYLTGGHGVCFDFPRSEPLAKLTADFWEAGKVVSAVCHGPAGLLEVKRGGEHLIAGKALTGFSWTEEGLAKRDKAVPYSLEDELKKRGARYSKSTIPFKGYVVEDGLLITGQNPASAARVGEAVVRRLKEAD; encoded by the coding sequence ATGGCCAGGTCGAACCGGCTCCTCATCATCGTCACGAACGTCGGGGAGTACGAGAAGGTCGGCTACCGGACGGGCCTCTGGCTCGGCGAGTTGACGCACTTCTGGGACGTCGCCGAGGAGGCGGGGTTCCAGATGGACATCGCCAGCCCGGCCGGGGGGTACGTCCCCATCGACCCCGAAAGCCTCATGCTCCAGGAGGCGGGCCATGCCGTCGGCCTGGGTGGCGAGGTCCACGAACACTACGAGGACCGGGCATTCATGGATCGGCTGACCGACACCAGGCCCGTGGCCGATGTCCACGCCGCGGACTACGATGCCATCTACCTGACGGGGGGCCATGGCGTCTGCTTCGACTTCCCCCGGAGCGAGCCCCTGGCGAAGCTGACGGCGGACTTCTGGGAGGCCGGCAAGGTCGTCTCGGCCGTCTGCCACGGTCCCGCCGGTCTGCTCGAGGTCAAGCGGGGCGGCGAGCACCTCATCGCGGGCAAGGCCCTGACCGGCTTCTCCTGGACGGAGGAGGGGCTGGCCAAGCGAGACAAGGCCGTGCCGTACAGCCTCGAGGATGAGCTGAAGAAGCGTGGTGCCAGGTACAGCAAGTCGACCATCCCCTTCAAGGGGTACGTCGTCGAGGATGGCCTGCTCATCACGGGCCAGAATCCCGCGAGCGCGGCCCGCGTGGGGGAGGCCGTCGTCCGGCGGCTGAAGGAGGCCGATTAG
- the hisD gene encoding histidinol dehydrogenase, which yields MIRIHDFRDDHPDLLKLLGRGALPDPKVVAAVAEIVDSVRTRGDEALFHHMKRLDGIDLAAAGPRVPEAAIDAAYRATPPALIEAIDAACANLRRYHEKQLPADYRIDGPDGEVLERRYRPISTVGVCVPGATAPLLSSLYMNLIPALVAGVPRIVVISAPRDGRVDPTILATAAHLGVREVYAISGAQGVAALAYGTETVPKVDKIVGPGSIWVSTAKRLVYGVVGIDSLAGPSEIAIIADASADPRNIAIDLLSQAEHGTGEEASVAFVTTYAQAEAVRSELERLARKYDLVAAVKPALDRHGVIFVTSNPDDAVAAVNRLAPEHVELLGPEAEALADRLENYGALFLGEQTPEPVGDYYAGTNHVLPTQGTARFASGLTVADFLRSSSRVRYTPASLARAGDHIRALAEAEHMRAHGLAVEIRLRPES from the coding sequence ATGATTCGCATCCATGATTTCCGGGATGATCACCCGGACCTCCTCAAATTGCTCGGGCGGGGTGCCCTGCCCGATCCCAAGGTCGTGGCGGCGGTCGCCGAGATCGTCGACTCGGTCCGCACCCGGGGCGACGAGGCCCTCTTCCACCACATGAAGCGGCTCGACGGCATCGACCTCGCCGCGGCCGGCCCCCGCGTCCCGGAGGCGGCCATCGACGCGGCCTACCGGGCGACGCCTCCGGCGCTCATCGAGGCCATCGACGCCGCCTGTGCCAACCTCCGCCGCTACCACGAGAAACAACTGCCCGCCGACTATCGCATCGACGGGCCCGACGGTGAGGTCCTGGAACGCCGGTATCGGCCGATCTCGACCGTCGGCGTTTGCGTCCCGGGGGCGACCGCCCCGTTGCTCTCGTCGCTGTACATGAACCTGATCCCGGCCCTGGTCGCGGGCGTGCCCCGGATCGTGGTGATCTCAGCCCCCCGGGACGGCCGCGTCGATCCGACCATCCTGGCGACCGCCGCCCACCTCGGCGTCCGCGAGGTCTATGCCATCTCCGGGGCCCAGGGCGTGGCGGCCCTCGCCTACGGGACGGAGACCGTCCCCAAGGTGGACAAGATCGTCGGCCCGGGGAGCATCTGGGTCTCGACCGCCAAGAGGCTCGTCTACGGAGTCGTCGGCATCGACTCCCTCGCCGGGCCCTCGGAGATTGCCATCATCGCCGACGCCTCCGCCGACCCGCGGAACATCGCCATCGACCTCCTCTCCCAGGCCGAGCACGGCACCGGAGAGGAGGCTTCCGTCGCCTTCGTGACGACCTATGCCCAGGCCGAGGCCGTCCGCTCGGAGCTGGAACGCCTGGCCCGGAAATACGACCTCGTCGCGGCCGTCAAGCCCGCCCTGGACCGTCACGGCGTCATCTTCGTGACGAGCAACCCGGACGACGCCGTCGCCGCCGTCAATCGCCTCGCCCCGGAGCACGTCGAGCTGCTCGGGCCGGAGGCCGAGGCCCTCGCCGACCGGCTCGAGAACTACGGGGCGCTCTTCCTGGGCGAGCAGACGCCCGAGCCGGTCGGCGACTACTACGCCGGCACCAACCACGTCCTCCCGACCCAGGGGACCGCGCGGTTCGCCTCCGGCCTCACGGTGGCCGACTTCCTCCGATCCTCGAGCCGCGTCCGCTACACCCCCGCCTCCCTCGCCCGGGCCGGCGACCATATCCGCGCCCTGGCCGAGGCCGAGCACATGCGGGCCCACGGGCTCGCCGTCGAGATCCGCCTCCGGCCCGAATCCTGA
- a CDS encoding sigma-70 family RNA polymerase sigma factor: MAGGVEGKKRSGRSYRPAVEAMEALRLLSGATAAASLPGVAAEHGVLSDPPAGLAPLGRDVPAVSGDAWDEALIQTQLADLLGRGTTADAAARAATSGTAAVDGSSSEAATPDPAAVSSGLSQLDRYLNRTWYRAAIPVHQQDDCTQAVYATLLQQVGRARFEALLGDVGHSGIKDVFTRETNDGLAFFRAVDMVKKRAQRERSYVSIDAVDVASPASGPDAHAWRDALREAIDQSLSPKEASLIHETLMGKTPAEIAQAWGVAPKTISNEKTRVIQKLRQALLVEAVD, encoded by the coding sequence TTGGCGGGTGGCGTCGAGGGCAAGAAACGATCGGGCCGGTCTTATCGCCCCGCGGTCGAGGCGATGGAGGCCCTGCGCCTCCTCTCGGGGGCCACCGCCGCGGCGAGCCTGCCGGGCGTCGCCGCCGAGCACGGCGTCCTGTCCGACCCGCCGGCCGGCCTCGCCCCGCTCGGCCGCGACGTCCCGGCCGTCTCGGGCGACGCCTGGGACGAGGCCCTCATCCAGACGCAGCTCGCCGACCTCCTCGGCCGGGGCACCACGGCGGACGCGGCGGCCCGGGCCGCGACCTCCGGCACCGCGGCCGTCGACGGCTCGTCGTCCGAGGCGGCGACTCCCGATCCCGCCGCGGTCTCCTCCGGCCTGTCCCAGCTCGACAGGTACCTCAACCGCACCTGGTACCGCGCGGCGATCCCCGTCCATCAGCAGGACGACTGCACGCAGGCCGTCTACGCGACCCTCCTCCAGCAGGTCGGCCGTGCCCGCTTCGAGGCCCTCCTCGGCGACGTCGGCCACTCCGGCATTAAGGACGTCTTCACCCGCGAGACCAACGACGGCCTCGCCTTCTTCCGGGCCGTCGACATGGTCAAGAAGCGGGCCCAGCGCGAGCGGTCGTACGTCTCGATCGATGCCGTGGACGTCGCGTCCCCGGCCTCCGGGCCCGACGCCCACGCCTGGCGGGACGCGCTCCGCGAGGCCATCGATCAGAGCCTCAGCCCGAAAGAGGCCAGCCTGATCCACGAGACGCTGATGGGCAAGACCCCCGCCGAGATCGCCCAGGCCTGGGGCGTCGCCCCCAAGACCATCAGCAACGAGAAGACGCGCGTCATCCAGAAGCTTCGCCAGGCCCTCCTCGTCGAGGCCGTCGATTGA
- a CDS encoding TerC family protein, protein MLGLEPHDIPLIAWYVVSLVFLEGLLSADNALVLAVMVRHLPREQQRKALRYGVWGALGFRLVAVLMSALLLRFWWFKLVGGAYLIYLALAHFLGGSHDEAPAEASGVRPARRPSWRKSFWGTVISVELADVAFSIDSILAAVGMADTLPERFGDNWRLGIIYAGGVLGIVTMRFVAGYIIRVLERFPGLAVAAYALVGWIGVKLIASGLHDGAHIPDEIPDWLFWAVMAAIGVVGLFLKPRDELPPSGGAGLGVGDVGSGSLGQAEPEAAADRG, encoded by the coding sequence ATGCTGGGACTCGAGCCTCACGACATCCCGCTCATCGCCTGGTACGTCGTCTCGCTCGTGTTCCTCGAGGGCCTCCTGAGCGCGGACAATGCCCTGGTGCTGGCGGTGATGGTCCGCCACCTTCCCAGGGAGCAGCAGCGCAAGGCCTTGCGGTACGGCGTCTGGGGTGCCCTGGGCTTCCGGCTGGTCGCGGTCCTCATGTCGGCCCTGCTGCTCCGGTTCTGGTGGTTCAAGCTGGTCGGCGGGGCCTACCTGATCTACCTGGCGCTCGCCCATTTCCTGGGAGGCTCGCACGACGAGGCACCCGCGGAGGCGTCCGGCGTCCGCCCGGCGCGTCGGCCCTCCTGGCGCAAGAGCTTCTGGGGGACGGTCATCTCGGTGGAGCTGGCCGACGTGGCCTTCTCCATCGACTCGATCCTCGCGGCGGTGGGGATGGCCGACACGCTGCCGGAGCGGTTCGGCGACAACTGGCGGCTGGGGATCATCTACGCGGGCGGCGTGCTCGGCATCGTCACGATGCGGTTCGTGGCCGGCTACATCATCCGCGTGCTGGAGCGGTTCCCGGGGCTGGCGGTCGCCGCATACGCCCTGGTGGGCTGGATCGGGGTGAAGCTGATCGCCAGCGGGCTGCACGACGGGGCGCACATCCCGGACGAGATCCCGGACTGGCTCTTCTGGGCCGTCATGGCGGCCATCGGCGTCGTCGGCCTGTTCCTCAAGCCCCGCGATGAGTTGCCCCCCTCGGGTGGGGCGGGACTCGGCGTCGGAGACGTCGGCTCCGGGAGCCTCGGTCAGGCGGAGCCGGAGGCGGCGGCCGACCGCGGGTGA
- a CDS encoding vWA domain-containing protein yields the protein MPATHEERPVRRSMALAAVFVAAMALPPSWRDAPPSAQEPSRKPPAGEAASGTNTGEGPRKPGPSASKPTPAATPRRPATAPQVMSRAAADAKRPRSSFLLPPGYATSPQDRYNGEEIDWAELPAWRQTSFFGIHARGQFFIYVVDRSGSMIDDDRLVRAKIELRRSIYGLQPPQRFEVIFYDDEATPMPGGPTPRSADQRNKDQLTSWLRLIDPDGGTEPKVAVLQALSLRPDAVFLLSDGDFPDGTIEAIAHANSKKVPIHCVDLAGGLAGDHLKRIARDSGGVYASRPGSLHANP from the coding sequence ATGCCGGCGACTCATGAAGAACGGCCGGTCCGCCGGAGCATGGCCCTCGCGGCCGTCTTCGTCGCGGCGATGGCCCTCCCCCCCTCCTGGCGCGACGCCCCGCCATCGGCCCAGGAACCCTCCAGGAAGCCACCCGCCGGGGAGGCCGCGAGCGGCACGAACACGGGCGAAGGCCCCCGCAAGCCCGGCCCCTCGGCGAGCAAGCCCACGCCCGCCGCGACGCCCCGGCGGCCCGCGACGGCGCCCCAGGTCATGTCCAGGGCGGCGGCCGATGCGAAGCGGCCCCGGAGCTCCTTCCTGCTGCCCCCCGGCTACGCCACGTCCCCGCAGGACCGGTACAACGGCGAGGAGATCGACTGGGCCGAGCTCCCCGCCTGGCGACAGACGTCCTTCTTCGGCATCCACGCGCGGGGCCAGTTCTTCATCTACGTCGTGGATCGGTCCGGCAGCATGATCGACGACGACCGCCTCGTCCGGGCCAAGATCGAGCTGCGCCGGAGCATCTACGGCCTCCAGCCGCCCCAGCGGTTCGAGGTCATCTTCTACGACGACGAGGCCACCCCCATGCCGGGCGGGCCGACCCCACGGTCGGCCGACCAGCGGAACAAGGACCAGCTCACGAGCTGGCTGCGCCTCATCGATCCCGACGGCGGGACCGAGCCGAAGGTCGCGGTCCTCCAGGCCCTCTCGCTCCGGCCCGACGCCGTCTTCCTCCTCTCCGACGGCGACTTCCCCGACGGCACCATCGAGGCCATCGCCCACGCCAACTCCAAGAAGGTCCCCATCCACTGCGTGGACCTCGCCGGCGGCCTGGCCGGCGACCACCTCAAGCGGATCGCCCGCGACAGCGGCGGTGTCTACGCCTCCCGCCCCGGCAGCCTCCACGCGAACCCTTGA
- a CDS encoding sugar phosphate isomerase/epimerase family protein — translation MKRCVAVSILVGLAGLVGGSRAAVGQGAVEGDRKGPLAHALFPFCIDWYDSKKRSYEQQAMMLKQLGYDGAGHIWLDGVAERLKTLDAVGLRLYQVTMPIDITPGKPAYDPKFKEVLGLVKGRGVQFLLIVNGGKPSDPSADDRVAAVVREMSDLAKGSGAELLLYPHTGNVVERLEDAVRIADKVDRPDVGAMFNLCHWLRVDASRDYNALLKQAMHRLRAVSINGADEYDAGPGWSHYIQPLDRGTFDVGALIDALDQLGYRGTIGLQCYGIEGDVAEHLARSMAAWQAMRGLKAHAKAAGPR, via the coding sequence ATGAAGAGGTGCGTCGCTGTCAGCATCCTGGTAGGGCTCGCCGGCCTCGTCGGCGGGAGTCGGGCCGCGGTCGGGCAGGGGGCCGTGGAGGGGGATCGGAAGGGCCCGCTGGCCCATGCCCTCTTCCCGTTCTGCATCGACTGGTACGATTCGAAGAAGCGGTCGTATGAGCAGCAGGCGATGATGCTGAAGCAGCTCGGCTACGACGGTGCGGGGCACATCTGGCTGGATGGCGTGGCCGAGCGGCTGAAGACCCTGGATGCGGTCGGGCTGCGACTCTACCAGGTCACCATGCCCATCGACATCACGCCGGGGAAGCCGGCCTATGACCCGAAGTTCAAGGAGGTGCTGGGGCTGGTGAAGGGGAGGGGCGTGCAGTTCCTCCTGATCGTCAACGGGGGCAAGCCGTCCGATCCCTCGGCCGACGACCGCGTCGCGGCGGTCGTCCGCGAGATGTCGGACCTGGCGAAGGGCTCCGGGGCGGAGCTGCTGCTGTATCCGCACACCGGCAACGTCGTCGAGCGGCTCGAGGACGCGGTGCGGATCGCGGACAAGGTGGACCGGCCGGACGTCGGGGCCATGTTCAACCTCTGCCACTGGCTGCGGGTGGACGCCAGCCGGGACTACAATGCGCTGCTGAAGCAGGCGATGCACCGTCTCCGGGCCGTCTCGATCAACGGGGCCGACGAGTACGACGCCGGCCCCGGCTGGTCGCATTACATCCAGCCCCTCGACCGCGGCACCTTCGACGTCGGCGCCCTGATCGATGCGCTCGACCAGCTCGGCTATCGCGGGACGATCGGCCTCCAGTGCTACGGCATCGAGGGGGACGTCGCCGAGCACCTGGCGCGATCGATGGCCGCCTGGCAGGCGATGAGGGGTTTGAAGGCCCACGCCAAGGCGGCCGGGCCTCGCTGA